One Paraburkholderia phytofirmans OLGA172 genomic window carries:
- a CDS encoding type II toxin-antitoxin system RelE/ParE family toxin, whose translation MGHEKEIRWMGSSYHDLLAFPEEPRRRAGFQLGKIQAGLDPDDWKPFDSIGAGTREIRIREADGIYRVMYVTKFVEALYVLHCFQKKTQKLAPQDRKIAEMRYRAIINDRKT comes from the coding sequence ATGGGGCATGAAAAAGAAATTCGCTGGATGGGCTCCAGCTATCACGATTTACTCGCTTTTCCCGAAGAGCCACGTCGCCGGGCCGGATTTCAGCTTGGCAAGATTCAGGCAGGACTTGACCCCGACGACTGGAAGCCGTTTGATTCGATCGGCGCTGGAACACGCGAAATTCGCATCAGAGAGGCTGACGGCATTTACCGCGTGATGTATGTCACCAAGTTTGTGGAAGCGCTGTACGTTCTGCATTGCTTTCAGAAGAAAACGCAGAAGTTGGCGCCGCAGGATAGAAAGATTGCCGAGATGCGGTACCGCGCCATCATCAATGATAGGAAAACTTAA
- a CDS encoding carbon-nitrogen hydrolase family protein, producing the protein MSETHVSPSSSTASPIATSSGSSDSAFRVAALQMVSTPDRERNLAEAERLIAEAAADGAQLVQLPEYFCFMGFKDTDKLAVREPYQDGPIQRFLADAARRHKVWVIGGTLPLMSQEPARVLNTTLVFDPQGNEAARYDKIHLFNFEKGEDSFDEARTICPGGEVRTFEAPFGRVGLSVCYDLRFPELYRRMGDCALIVVPSAFTYTTGRAHWEMLLRARAVENQCYVLAAAQGGKHENGRRTWGHSMLIDPWGEIVAVRDEGAGVVAGNLERARIDEVRQSLPAWRHRVLSC; encoded by the coding sequence ATGAGCGAAACACACGTCTCTCCATCTTCGTCCACCGCCTCGCCCATTGCGACGTCCAGCGGGTCTTCCGACAGCGCCTTCCGCGTGGCCGCGCTGCAAATGGTGAGCACGCCGGATCGCGAACGCAATCTGGCCGAAGCGGAACGCCTGATCGCCGAAGCCGCCGCCGACGGCGCGCAACTCGTCCAGCTGCCTGAGTACTTCTGTTTCATGGGCTTCAAGGACACGGACAAGCTCGCCGTGCGCGAGCCCTACCAGGACGGCCCGATCCAGCGCTTTCTCGCCGATGCCGCGCGCCGCCACAAGGTGTGGGTGATCGGCGGTACCTTGCCGTTGATGTCGCAGGAACCGGCCCGCGTGCTGAACACCACGCTGGTGTTCGACCCGCAAGGCAACGAGGCCGCGCGCTACGACAAGATCCATCTGTTCAACTTCGAAAAGGGCGAAGATTCGTTCGACGAGGCGCGCACCATCTGCCCCGGGGGCGAAGTCCGCACCTTCGAGGCGCCGTTCGGCCGGGTCGGCCTGTCGGTCTGCTACGATCTGCGCTTTCCGGAGCTGTACCGGCGCATGGGCGACTGCGCGCTGATCGTGGTGCCGTCGGCGTTCACTTACACCACCGGCCGCGCGCATTGGGAGATGCTGCTACGCGCCCGGGCGGTCGAAAACCAGTGTTACGTACTGGCTGCCGCGCAAGGCGGCAAACATGAAAACGGCCGCCGGACATGGGGTCACAGCATGCTGATCGACCCGTGGGGCGAAATCGTCGCGGTGCGCGACGAAGGCGCCGGCGTGGTGGCCGGCAATCTCGAGCGTGCGCGCATCGACGAAGTGCGGCAGAGCCTGCCCGCCTGGCGTCACCGCGTACTGAGTTGCTGA
- a CDS encoding YhdP family protein produces the protein MSERNESADPHKTRQVRPASGSAHVVLHRTSHVVMALALAFYFIAAGLFLGLRYVLLPHIDSFRPRIEAAVSENLHTQFTIGKLAPHWSGFQPGLDVTDIVIRDPEGKAALTIPHATAALSWKSLWQFHPALSSLIVDQPDVLVSRSSDGVISVAGVPVPTRHSGNDTLSTWLLRQQAIVVRGGVLRWRDAQHDAPELALHDIRIAILNEGYDHRLALQAPADGHVLHGPIDFRTHFKHARLSAIGKPVNWAGGVYISTGPVDLPTLARYINFPIEMFAGRIDNAIWADFADGHMKSASGKLAGTDVAMRVRPTQPKLVVPIANFSWRLEADQGDYTLQLIDLHAELGQPPLDDGTPLTRTLALSTLDGRYRTASLQHGQLVSVSGDRVDLGILAEFSRALPLPGPLLNSLVRFNPRGMVSNYVIEVERGKPESGEAGSDHRPSGAEPIERYRFKGDLQGISFAAQEPPPGLTPLNHPRAGIPGIENLWGRVDADENHGTATLDTSNVAITLPGVFDDPRLTLDRLHGRADWTITPKAPGENHRAFTVKLADFGISNADADATATADYSNPGHGRGTLDLKADFQRAQVTRIVRYLPTSIGEKLRIYLGHGLQAGISRGATIEIHGDLTKFPYSRAPEAGIFHIVAPFKGGKFDPSPYPPRKMKNGTPNVWPPLDGIDGVFELKENVLRFDIDRAHYKRVALNKVNGRIDDLGTKASDLVITGNGRGPLADMLDYVDESSLGPMSKHAAEKVRAEGPAALALKLTVPRTPKPHIGVEGAVGFQSNRLTVDNVPPLSQLNGKVRFTEHTAQLDRLSGQFLGGDVHANGGLKQDGTYALELGGHIAVDAARDLNLHGPAAQVLTRMSGSAPYALNVRGAKGRLPEVTANSDLTGLALDFPAPFDKPVGTPMPLHFAVGPSTDASEAGLERADLTFGPITAAYLLRYQPKTPPTVVSGAIGVNKPADLPSDGVIAAVDVESFDADAWRALVTQMRNKEAPTAASAAAIAPAAPNPTLAQFLPSRFAVHVGTLTLLKRHWDSVIVGASHADRKWQANIASNQVSGHVSWLPGANKESPGTLQARFARVVIPSATDKDLLGQAMLAPAQNMPSIDLVVDELIFRDRNIGRLEVDAHNFEEDGVPVWQLDKFDIANPAATLTATANWRTSTGLGNTADETTPRRTVFDFKLDIKDAGALLERFGQPHTIKAGNGTLSGKVVWRGGPAAIDYPTLNGNLAVDLRHGQILKVDPGVAKLLGVLSLQSLARFATLNFRDVIGEGLPFERVTGTGQIHNGIGRTENFEMVTAPARAEMKGSVDLAQETQDLHVQIVPTVSAGAAVIAATVVNPLLGLGALVADLAFSKSVSSAFAREYAITGSWSKPHIERVKSDRGKMDAPASTVEAH, from the coding sequence ATGTCCGAGCGAAACGAATCCGCCGACCCGCACAAAACCAGGCAGGTCCGGCCCGCGAGCGGAAGCGCCCATGTGGTGCTGCATCGGACATCCCATGTGGTGATGGCGCTCGCACTCGCCTTCTATTTCATCGCGGCGGGTCTTTTTCTCGGTTTGCGTTACGTCCTGTTGCCGCACATCGACTCGTTCCGGCCGCGCATTGAAGCCGCCGTCTCCGAGAATCTGCACACCCAGTTCACCATCGGCAAGCTGGCGCCGCATTGGAGCGGCTTTCAGCCGGGCCTCGACGTCACCGATATCGTCATTCGCGACCCTGAAGGCAAAGCGGCGCTGACCATTCCGCACGCCACCGCCGCGCTCTCGTGGAAGTCGCTCTGGCAGTTCCATCCCGCGCTTTCCAGCCTGATCGTCGATCAACCCGACGTGCTAGTGTCGCGCAGCAGCGACGGCGTGATCTCGGTGGCGGGCGTGCCGGTGCCGACCCGGCACAGCGGCAACGACACCCTGTCCACGTGGCTACTGCGCCAGCAGGCGATCGTGGTGCGCGGCGGCGTGCTGCGCTGGCGCGATGCCCAGCATGACGCGCCGGAGCTCGCCCTGCACGACATCCGGATCGCGATTCTCAACGAGGGCTACGATCACCGGCTCGCATTGCAAGCGCCCGCCGACGGCCATGTCCTGCACGGGCCGATCGACTTCCGCACGCATTTCAAACACGCCCGGCTCTCCGCGATCGGCAAGCCGGTCAACTGGGCCGGAGGGGTCTATATATCGACCGGTCCGGTCGATCTGCCGACCCTTGCGCGCTACATCAATTTTCCGATCGAGATGTTCGCCGGCCGCATCGACAATGCGATCTGGGCCGACTTCGCCGATGGCCATATGAAGTCGGCGAGCGGGAAACTGGCCGGCACGGATGTCGCGATGCGGGTCCGCCCGACCCAGCCCAAGCTGGTCGTGCCGATCGCCAATTTCTCGTGGCGTCTCGAGGCCGACCAGGGCGACTACACACTGCAACTGATCGACTTGCACGCCGAACTCGGCCAGCCGCCGCTCGACGACGGTACGCCGCTCACCCGCACTCTCGCGCTCTCCACGCTGGACGGCCGCTACCGGACCGCCTCGCTGCAGCACGGGCAACTCGTCAGCGTCAGCGGCGACCGCGTCGACCTGGGCATCCTCGCGGAATTCAGCCGGGCGCTGCCGTTGCCGGGCCCCTTGCTGAACAGTCTGGTGCGCTTCAATCCGCGCGGCATGGTGTCGAACTATGTGATCGAAGTCGAACGCGGCAAACCCGAATCCGGCGAAGCGGGCAGCGACCACCGGCCAAGCGGCGCCGAGCCGATCGAGCGCTATCGTTTCAAGGGCGACCTGCAAGGCATCAGCTTCGCCGCGCAGGAACCGCCGCCGGGGCTCACCCCGCTGAATCACCCGCGCGCGGGCATTCCCGGTATCGAAAACCTGTGGGGCAGGGTCGACGCCGACGAAAACCACGGCACCGCGACGCTCGACACCTCCAACGTCGCGATTACGCTGCCGGGCGTGTTCGACGACCCGCGCCTGACACTCGACCGTCTGCACGGCCGGGCAGACTGGACCATCACACCGAAGGCGCCGGGCGAAAATCACCGTGCCTTCACCGTCAAGCTGGCCGACTTCGGCATCTCGAACGCGGACGCTGACGCCACCGCCACTGCCGACTACAGCAACCCAGGCCATGGGCGCGGCACGCTCGACCTGAAGGCCGACTTCCAGCGCGCGCAGGTTACGCGCATCGTCCGCTATCTGCCGACCAGCATCGGCGAAAAGCTGCGCATTTACCTGGGCCATGGGCTGCAAGCCGGCATATCGCGCGGCGCGACAATCGAAATACACGGCGATCTGACCAAATTCCCTTACTCCCGCGCCCCGGAGGCCGGGATCTTCCATATCGTCGCGCCGTTCAAGGGCGGCAAGTTCGACCCTTCGCCGTACCCGCCGCGCAAGATGAAGAACGGCACACCGAACGTGTGGCCGCCGCTGGATGGCATCGACGGCGTGTTCGAACTCAAAGAGAACGTGCTGCGCTTCGATATCGACCGCGCCCATTACAAGCGGGTCGCTTTAAACAAGGTGAACGGCAGGATCGACGACCTCGGCACCAAGGCGTCGGACCTCGTCATCACGGGCAACGGCCGCGGACCGCTTGCTGACATGCTCGACTACGTCGATGAAAGCTCGCTTGGCCCCATGTCCAAACATGCGGCCGAGAAAGTGCGCGCCGAAGGGCCCGCCGCGCTGGCGCTCAAACTGACCGTGCCGCGCACGCCGAAGCCGCATATCGGCGTGGAAGGCGCGGTGGGCTTCCAGAGCAATCGCCTGACGGTCGATAACGTGCCACCGCTGTCGCAACTGAACGGCAAGGTGCGCTTTACCGAGCATACGGCGCAGCTCGACCGGCTCTCGGGCCAGTTCCTCGGCGGCGACGTGCATGCGAATGGCGGCCTGAAGCAGGACGGCACGTATGCACTCGAGCTTGGCGGCCACATCGCCGTCGATGCCGCGCGCGACCTGAATCTGCATGGCCCGGCCGCCCAGGTGCTGACGCGCATGAGCGGCAGCGCGCCCTACGCGCTCAACGTGCGCGGCGCCAAGGGGCGCTTGCCGGAGGTCACGGCGAACTCCGATCTGACCGGGCTTGCGCTCGACTTCCCCGCGCCGTTCGACAAACCGGTCGGCACGCCGATGCCGTTGCACTTCGCGGTCGGCCCGTCCACCGACGCGAGCGAAGCGGGTCTGGAACGCGCCGACCTCACCTTCGGCCCGATCACCGCCGCCTACCTGCTGCGCTACCAGCCGAAAACGCCGCCGACGGTCGTGAGCGGCGCAATCGGCGTCAACAAGCCCGCCGACTTGCCGTCCGACGGCGTGATCGCCGCCGTCGACGTCGAAAGCTTCGACGCCGACGCCTGGCGCGCGCTCGTCACGCAGATGCGCAACAAGGAAGCGCCAACTGCCGCGTCCGCCGCCGCCATTGCGCCGGCTGCGCCGAATCCGACCCTCGCGCAATTCCTGCCGAGCCGCTTCGCGGTGCACGTCGGCACGCTGACGCTGCTCAAGCGGCACTGGGACAGCGTGATCGTCGGCGCGTCGCATGCGGACCGCAAATGGCAGGCCAACATTGCGTCGAACCAGGTGTCCGGCCACGTTTCCTGGCTGCCGGGCGCCAATAAGGAATCGCCGGGCACGCTGCAGGCGCGCTTTGCCCGTGTGGTGATTCCGTCTGCCACGGATAAGGATCTGCTCGGCCAGGCCATGTTGGCGCCGGCGCAGAACATGCCGTCCATCGATCTGGTGGTCGACGAGTTGATCTTTCGCGATCGCAACATAGGCCGGCTCGAAGTCGACGCGCACAACTTCGAAGAAGACGGCGTGCCAGTCTGGCAACTCGACAAGTTCGACATCGCCAACCCCGCAGCCACGCTGACCGCCACCGCGAACTGGCGCACCTCGACGGGCCTCGGCAACACCGCCGACGAAACGACGCCGCGCCGCACCGTGTTCGATTTCAAACTCGACATCAAGGACGCCGGCGCGCTGCTGGAGCGCTTTGGCCAGCCGCACACGATCAAGGCCGGCAACGGCACGCTGTCGGGCAAGGTCGTCTGGCGCGGCGGTCCGGCCGCCATCGACTACCCGACGCTCAACGGCAATCTGGCCGTCGATCTGCGCCATGGACAGATTCTCAAGGTCGACCCGGGCGTCGCGAAACTGCTCGGCGTGCTCAGCCTGCAAAGCCTCGCGCGCTTCGCCACGCTCAATTTCCGCGACGTGATCGGCGAGGGGCTGCCGTTCGAACGCGTCACCGGCACGGGCCAGATCCACAATGGCATTGGCCGCACCGAGAACTTCGAGATGGTGACGGCGCCGGCCCGCGCTGAAATGAAGGGCTCGGTGGATCTGGCGCAGGAAACCCAGGATCTGCACGTGCAGATCGTGCCGACCGTCAGCGCCGGCGCCGCGGTGATCGCCGCGACCGTGGTCAATCCGCTCCTCGGACTCGGCGCACTGGTGGCCGATCTGGCGTTCAGCAAATCGGTCTCCTCGGCGTTTGCGCGCGAGTACGCGATCACCGGTTCGTGGTCGAAACCGCACATCGAGCGGGTGAAGAGCGATCGCGGTAAGATGGACGCTCCGGCTTCGACCGTGGAAGCGCACTGA
- the tldD gene encoding metalloprotease TldD has product MNIIEPGIRNLATAKDILLTPYGLDESLLTRTLAEIFTHKIDYADLYFQATRSEAWSLEEGIVKSGSFSIDQGVGVRAVSGDRTAFAYSDDLSPEAIRQAAIATRAIAKAGGGKQKIKVASSLTGIAGRDLYLPSDPLHSLDATAKVKLLERIEQMARGRDPRIQQVMAGLAGEYDVVLVARSDGGFAADIRPLVRVSVTVIAEQNGRREIGSGGGGGRFDYGYFTDEVLSRYVDDAVHAALVNLDARPAPAGAMTVVLGPGWPGVLLHEAIGHGLEGDFNRKGSSAFAGRIGERVAAKGVTVVDDGTLPNRRGSLNIDDEGNPTQCTTLIEDGILKGYIQDTLNARLMKMPVTGNARRESYAALPMPRMTNTYMLNGDKDPQEIIASVKNGLYAVNFGGGQVDITNGKFVFSASEAYMIENGKVTYPVKGATLIGSGPESLKYVSMIGNDMKLDSGVGVCGKEGQSVPVGVGQPTLRIDKMTVGGTA; this is encoded by the coding sequence ATGAACATCATCGAACCCGGTATCCGTAATCTCGCCACCGCCAAGGACATCCTCCTGACGCCCTACGGTCTCGACGAATCCCTGCTCACCCGCACGCTCGCCGAAATCTTCACGCACAAGATCGACTACGCCGACCTGTATTTCCAGGCCACGCGCAGCGAAGCGTGGAGCCTCGAAGAAGGCATCGTGAAGTCGGGCAGCTTCAGCATCGATCAGGGCGTCGGCGTGCGCGCCGTGTCGGGCGACCGCACGGCTTTCGCGTATTCGGACGACCTGTCGCCCGAAGCGATCCGCCAGGCGGCCATCGCCACGCGGGCAATCGCCAAGGCAGGCGGCGGCAAGCAGAAGATCAAGGTGGCCTCGTCGCTGACCGGCATCGCCGGGCGCGATCTGTACCTGCCGTCCGATCCGCTGCATTCGCTCGACGCAACCGCCAAGGTCAAGCTGCTCGAGCGCATCGAACAGATGGCGCGCGGCCGCGACCCGCGCATTCAGCAAGTGATGGCAGGCCTCGCCGGTGAATACGACGTGGTGCTGGTCGCGCGCAGCGACGGCGGCTTTGCGGCCGATATCCGTCCGCTCGTGCGCGTGTCGGTCACGGTGATCGCCGAGCAGAATGGCCGCCGCGAAATCGGCAGCGGCGGCGGCGGCGGCCGCTTCGACTACGGCTATTTCACTGATGAAGTGCTGTCGCGTTACGTCGACGACGCCGTGCATGCGGCGCTGGTGAACCTCGACGCCCGTCCGGCCCCGGCCGGCGCGATGACCGTGGTCCTCGGACCGGGCTGGCCCGGCGTGCTGCTGCACGAAGCGATCGGCCACGGCCTCGAAGGCGACTTCAACCGCAAGGGATCGTCGGCGTTCGCGGGCCGGATCGGCGAGCGGGTTGCGGCGAAGGGCGTGACGGTGGTGGACGACGGCACGCTGCCGAACCGCCGCGGCTCGCTGAATATCGACGACGAGGGCAATCCGACCCAGTGCACGACGCTGATCGAAGACGGCATCCTGAAAGGCTACATCCAGGACACGCTGAACGCGCGCCTGATGAAAATGCCGGTCACGGGTAACGCGCGCCGCGAATCGTATGCCGCGCTGCCAATGCCGCGCATGACCAATACGTACATGCTCAACGGCGACAAGGACCCGCAGGAGATCATCGCGTCCGTGAAGAACGGTTTGTACGCGGTGAACTTTGGCGGCGGCCAGGTCGACATCACGAACGGCAAGTTCGTGTTCTCGGCCTCCGAGGCGTACATGATCGAAAACGGCAAGGTTACCTACCCGGTCAAGGGCGCGACGCTGATCGGCAGCGGCCCGGAATCGCTCAAATACGTCAGCATGATCGGCAACGACATGAAGCTCGATTCGGGCGTCGGCGTGTGCGGCAAGGAAGGCCAGAGCGTGCCGGTGGGCGTCGGTCAGCCGACGCTGCGTATCGACAAGATGACGGTCGGCGGCACAGCCTGA
- a CDS encoding cob(I)yrinic acid a,c-diamide adenosyltransferase, with product MGNRLSKIATRTGDDGTTGLGDGRRVRKDSVRIAAIGDVDELNSNLGVLLCETLPDNVRAALVAIQHDLFDLGGELCIPGHTMITDKQLGQLDDWLADYNATLPPLKEFILPGGSRAAALAHVCRTVCRRAERSIVALGEGEAINEAPRQYVNRLSDLLFVLARVLNRADGGCDVLWQHDRSAG from the coding sequence ATGGGCAACCGCTTGAGCAAGATCGCCACCCGTACGGGCGACGACGGCACCACCGGTCTCGGTGACGGCCGCCGCGTGCGCAAAGACAGCGTGCGCATTGCCGCAATCGGCGACGTCGATGAACTCAACTCGAATCTCGGCGTGCTGCTGTGCGAAACGCTGCCCGACAACGTGCGGGCGGCGCTGGTCGCGATTCAGCACGACCTGTTCGATCTCGGCGGTGAGCTTTGCATTCCCGGTCACACGATGATTACCGACAAGCAGCTCGGCCAACTCGACGATTGGCTGGCCGACTACAACGCGACCCTGCCGCCGTTGAAGGAATTCATTCTGCCCGGCGGTTCGCGTGCGGCTGCGCTTGCGCACGTGTGCCGTACGGTGTGCCGGCGCGCCGAACGGTCGATCGTCGCCCTGGGTGAAGGCGAGGCGATCAATGAGGCGCCGCGGCAGTATGTGAACCGGCTGTCCGACCTGCTGTTCGTGCTCGCGCGCGTGCTCAATCGCGCGGACGGCGGCTGCGACGTGTTATGGCAGCACGATCGTAGCGCTGGCTAA
- a CDS encoding helix-turn-helix domain-containing protein gives MTIDTKIRHVTKPGANLFLELGFSAEEAKRLHAASQKQINDTRLLKEQLMTELSSWIEQHHLKQAEAAEILMVSRPRVSDVVNKKTTKFTIDTLVEMMSRIGKPVTLAVG, from the coding sequence ATGACGATCGACACGAAAATCCGTCACGTAACAAAACCCGGTGCAAACCTGTTTCTCGAACTCGGCTTCTCCGCCGAAGAAGCGAAGCGCTTGCACGCCGCTTCGCAAAAACAGATCAACGACACGCGGCTGCTCAAGGAGCAGTTGATGACCGAACTGTCCAGCTGGATCGAACAGCATCATCTGAAGCAGGCCGAGGCGGCGGAGATTCTGATGGTGTCGCGGCCGCGCGTGTCAGACGTGGTCAACAAGAAGACCACCAAGTTCACCATTGATACCCTGGTCGAAATGATGAGCCGGATCGGCAAGCCGGTCACCCTGGCGGTTGGGTAA
- the aroG gene encoding 3-deoxy-7-phosphoheptulonate synthase AroG, with protein MPPHNTDDVRIRELKELTPPAHLIREFACDETVSDVIYNSRNAMHRILHGMEDRLIVIIGPCSIHDTKAAMEYAGRLVEQRKRFAGELEIVMRVYFEKPRTTVGWKGLINDPHMDNSFKINDGLRTARELLLRINELGLPAGTEYLDMISPQYIADLISWGAIGARTTESQVHRELASGLSCPVGFKNGTDGNVKIAVDAIKAASQPHHFLSVTKGGHSAIVSTAGNEDCHIILRGGKTPNYDADSVNAACADIGRAGLAARLMIDASHANSSKKHENQIPVCADIGRQIASGDERIVGVMVESHLIAGRQDLQEGCALTYGQSITDACIGWDDSIAVLEGLAEAVKQRRVARGSGN; from the coding sequence ATGCCCCCGCACAACACCGACGATGTCCGCATCCGCGAATTGAAAGAACTCACGCCGCCCGCTCACCTGATCCGCGAATTCGCTTGCGACGAAACGGTGTCCGATGTGATCTACAACTCGCGCAACGCGATGCATCGCATCCTGCACGGCATGGAAGACCGTCTGATCGTCATCATCGGACCGTGCTCGATTCACGATACGAAGGCGGCGATGGAATACGCCGGGCGTCTCGTCGAACAGCGCAAGCGCTTCGCCGGCGAACTCGAAATCGTGATGCGGGTGTACTTCGAAAAGCCGCGTACGACGGTGGGCTGGAAAGGCCTCATCAACGACCCGCACATGGACAACAGCTTCAAGATCAACGACGGCCTGCGCACCGCCCGCGAACTGCTGCTGCGTATCAACGAGCTCGGCCTGCCGGCCGGCACCGAATACCTCGACATGATCAGCCCGCAATACATCGCCGATCTGATCTCGTGGGGCGCGATCGGCGCACGCACGACCGAATCGCAAGTGCACCGCGAACTGGCTTCCGGACTGTCCTGCCCGGTCGGCTTCAAGAACGGCACGGACGGCAACGTCAAGATCGCCGTCGACGCCATCAAGGCCGCGTCGCAACCGCACCATTTCCTGTCCGTCACCAAGGGCGGCCACTCGGCGATCGTCTCGACCGCCGGCAATGAGGACTGCCACATCATCCTGCGCGGCGGCAAGACGCCGAACTACGATGCGGACAGCGTCAATGCGGCATGCGCCGATATCGGCCGTGCGGGTCTCGCGGCGCGCCTGATGATCGACGCGAGCCACGCCAACAGTTCGAAGAAGCACGAGAACCAGATTCCGGTGTGCGCGGACATCGGCCGCCAGATTGCTTCGGGTGACGAACGGATTGTCGGCGTGATGGTGGAATCGCATCTGATCGCGGGCCGCCAGGATCTGCAGGAAGGCTGCGCGCTGACATACGGCCAGAGCATCACCGATGCGTGCATCGGCTGGGATGACAGCATCGCTGTGCTGGAAGGTCTCGCCGAAGCGGTCAAGCAACGACGTGTGGCGCGCGGCAGCGGCAATTAA